The following are from one region of the Escherichia sp. E4742 genome:
- a CDS encoding helix-turn-helix domain-containing protein produces the protein MESLGIRLKKLRKDKGLTQVELGKLSGVTGVTIGYWEKDLNEPGSKALSKLAQALGTTESYLLYGVSSPELSFVQSNPGTKIPYFSWGDAISFLILEGEKTMGNVDRITTFFDVVEGDFAVSMPDDTMHNPSGSPSIPVGATVILRPGESYKNGSIVAVIVPDPLTNEPSMTIKKLVIDGKLVYLSPLNPRYQSSLLTPECKIVAVAKGVQFNL, from the coding sequence ATGGAAAGCCTTGGCATCAGGCTTAAGAAACTCAGAAAAGATAAGGGACTCACCCAGGTAGAACTGGGTAAGCTTTCAGGCGTGACTGGGGTTACTATAGGGTACTGGGAGAAAGATCTAAACGAACCCGGCAGCAAAGCTCTAAGTAAGTTAGCCCAAGCATTAGGAACTACTGAGTCCTATCTCCTGTATGGAGTATCGTCTCCTGAACTATCTTTTGTGCAGAGCAATCCAGGCACCAAGATCCCCTACTTTTCGTGGGGTGACGCGATTTCTTTCCTAATCTTAGAAGGAGAGAAAACAATGGGAAATGTCGATAGGATCACCACATTCTTTGATGTAGTGGAAGGTGATTTTGCCGTTTCAATGCCTGATGACACTATGCATAACCCCTCAGGGTCGCCGAGTATCCCGGTTGGTGCCACTGTGATCCTAAGACCAGGAGAAAGTTATAAAAATGGCAGTATTGTCGCTGTAATAGTTCCAGATCCACTTACAAATGAACCGTCTATGACTATAAAAAAATTAGTTATTGATGGAAAACTTGTGTATTTAAGCCCTCTCAATCCGCGCTATCAATCATCCTTGCTTACGCCAGAGTGTAAAATTGTTGCCGTAGCAAAAGGTGTACAGTTCAACCTATAA
- a CDS encoding DUF1482 family protein codes for MNTAFALVLTVFLNTGEPVDLVTGVYGSMKECTTAADEQKIPGNCYPVDKVIHTDNSEIPAGL; via the coding sequence ATGAATACTGCATTTGCACTTGTTCTGACAGTTTTCCTTAATACCGGAGAGCCTGTTGACCTGGTCACAGGCGTATACGGCTCAATGAAAGAATGCACGACCGCCGCAGACGAACAGAAAATTCCCGGTAACTGTTATCCGGTCGATAAAGTTATTCACACAGATAATAGCGAAATCCCGGCAGGGCTTTAA
- the dicB gene encoding cell division inhibition protein DicB translates to MVNWLTSPGGTRHRITKFIVEDAIMETLLLNSTTPETRFEIGVITGDKTFIEDAINQIKRMPDLLNKVCIASKMARLNLMKKGCLQ, encoded by the coding sequence ATTGTTAACTGGTTAACGTCACCTGGAGGCACCAGGCACCGCATCACAAAATTCATTGTTGAGGACGCGATAATGGAAACGTTATTACTCAATTCCACTACGCCTGAAACCCGTTTTGAAATTGGCGTTATAACTGGTGATAAAACTTTTATTGAGGATGCCATTAATCAGATAAAGCGCATGCCGGATTTATTAAATAAAGTATGCATTGCTTCAAAGATGGCTCGCTTAAACCTGATGAAAAAAGGATGCTTGCAATGA
- a CDS encoding DUF1391 family protein, whose amino-acid sequence MDTIDLGNNESLVCGVFPNQDGTFTAMTYTKSKTFKTEAGARRWLERNSGE is encoded by the coding sequence ATGGATACTATCGATCTTGGCAACAACGAATCTCTGGTATGCGGCGTGTTCCCCAACCAGGACGGTACGTTCACCGCGATGACGTATACCAAAAGCAAAACGTTTAAAACCGAAGCTGGCGCACGTCGCTGGCTGGAAAGAAACTCAGGTGAGTGA